Genomic segment of Miscanthus floridulus cultivar M001 unplaced genomic scaffold, ASM1932011v1 fs_31_2_3, whole genome shotgun sequence:
CCTCAAGTGCCTTCACTACCGCCACCACTTTCCCTCGCACCACCATTGGCAAACGGTATTATATTTTATGGCGACATACTTCGAGATCATGACATGAGTGAAACAATGAAATGAGAATATCCTTATAATATCTCTACTAGTGGCAATTATTGGCTTCCTTTTCTAAAACAATTAATTTGCCAATGTGAAATCAAGTAATTATGTAGTAATCTGACATGAATTGAGTTTTTATGAGAAGTAAAAAATGTCTACATCGTAAACATGGCATAATGAAAATTCACATTTTGTTCCTGAGCATGACTATAGACAAGGAATCACTCTATACTCCGTCCAATCGCACAAACTTGATGTTTAGGACAAGATTTGGTTGAATTACATACATTATTAACTATCATTATATTATTTTTAGCTTGAAGAGATCAAGTTATTTGTGTACATATGTATTCAGATGCTTGCAAAATCTTGCTAAGTCCAATATGCTAGCATTTTTCACTGGAGATTTTGTTTTAGAATATGTTCTTAATATCTTCCAAATACAAAATATTTATAAGTATTCTGAATACAAATCGATCTATACATATAATTTGCACATTTTCTAAATATAAACAATACAATAGTTATTATCATTTGTAGAACTGTAACTTTTAAGGTTCAACCAATCTTTATTCTAAACAAGTTACTGTGACTAGAGGGAGTATTTAGCAGTGCAAGGGAGGCTAGTCAGATCGGTAAACGGGGCAAAGTCTTACTAACTCGCAGTCGTTTATGGAGATTTTCTTTCCTCCAAAGAACACGGCAGAATTGGCTTCTAGGTCAACGCAGTGCAAGGCTTTTATTATGTTgatagaaaaacaaataaaatgagATAActtataagctggaacaatatttttctctcacaccaaactagttaGCAGTAAATAAtacacgatcgtttacgacgaaacgaacagactAGATGAAACTTCCACCACTTCCGAGGCTGCCGGGCATCTTATAGGGTGAGCATCAAATTTACAGAAGTCGCTAAGTCCTAATCAGGATCCAGGAACACATCAATTGTGGTGTGCCCCTTCAGCAAACTTCAAGCAGATCCGATTCTGCCGCGATCTACGTCATCAGCTGAAGACCCTCCAGGGCcctgccgccgcgccgccgctcccACAGGCTCGGCGCGTTGTCGTCAGTCGCCGGCCGCCTCACCACCGGCAACGGCGGATCAAACACACCCACTGCCGCCACGGCCACAACGCGACGGACACCACGAGTGCTCCCTGGCGCGGATGCCGTGCCAGCACGCGGTACGTCCCTGACCTTGGCGCACGCGCGCGACGTCCTCGCGTTCCGCCTCATCCCGAACAACCCGAGCACGAGATTCGCCACCTTGCCGCCAGCGCCGGCGCCGCGGTACCGCGAGTCCCTCGGCGGCAGCGCCGGTCCGAGGGCGCTCGAGCaccccctgctcctcctcctccccttcaCCTGCCCCATGCAGGTGATCCTCGGCGACGCCGGCAGGCCGCCGTCGCGCTCggactcatccttcttcttcttcttctcgtccTGCGCCCTTTGCCACCCCGCCGGCGACAGGAGCAGCGGCGAGTAGGCGGCCGGCAAGGCTTTCTTACCGCCCTCCCTCGGCGCCGGGGGCGGCGTAACGTTGGCGAGAAACCACGTCGGCGTCAGCGCCTTGACGTGGTGCTGATGCTGAACCACCGCCGCCATGGTCGGTGATCGATCGACGCCGGGGCCGCGCGCGCTCGATCTCCCTGTGCTCTGATCTGTGCTGCTGAGCTCTACACGGCTCCGGTCCGTGCCCGAGGCGGTTCTTATACACGCAGAGAGCGGGGGCGGGGGTGATCCATGACTCCAATTCGGTCCAATGGCTCGCGTGCAGCACTATTTTGATTACAAAACGAATAATAAGGAGAACATAAATGTTAGTACGAGTGGCGAAAATGCGATTACTAGCTTCGTTATTCTTTTTCCAGGTCAAGTCCTCGTAGTCGTAGCGAGGCAGCGATCACGACTTGAACCAACGGGGACAACAGCGGCGAGCGTGACTGGGCCGGTGCGAGAGTGCGA
This window contains:
- the LOC136531298 gene encoding uncharacterized protein, whose translation is MAAVVQHQHHVKALTPTWFLANVTPPPAPREGGKKALPAAYSPLLLSPAGWQRAQDEKKKKKDESERDGGLPASPRITCMGQVKGRRRSRGCSSALGPALPPRDSRYRGAGAGGKVANLVLGLFGMRRNARTSRACAKVRDVPRAGTASAPGSTRGVRRVVAVAAVGVFDPPLPVVRRPATDDNAPSLWERRRGGRALEGLQLMT